From Lysobacter auxotrophicus, the proteins below share one genomic window:
- a CDS encoding ABC transporter ATP-binding protein: MAKVTLDRLRKVYPNGYVGVDDATFDIGDGELLVLVGPSGCGKSTLLRMIAGLETITSGELRIGDRIVNDVAPKDRDIAMVFQSYALYPHMTVAENLGFGLKLRGAPKDEINRRVNESAQMLELESLLDRKPAALSGGQRQRVALGRALVRQPQVFLLDEPLSNLDAKLRASTRVEIARLHRKLGTTMIYVTHDQVEAMTLGQRIVVLDKGRIQQIDTPMALYNRPANLFVATFLGSPKMNLLWGEVVERGDDLALRIAENVELPLHPEPGLRERVRGYVGKQLTVGLRPEDLTLAAPGPGHLQAKVETVEPVGNEAFLNLGCGGCELILRLPPRSLPAAGDIVHLGHHPEHMHYFDPESGRSLRG; encoded by the coding sequence ATGGCGAAGGTCACGCTGGATCGTCTGCGCAAGGTTTATCCCAACGGCTACGTGGGCGTGGACGACGCGACCTTCGACATCGGCGATGGCGAACTGCTCGTGCTGGTGGGGCCTTCGGGCTGCGGCAAGTCGACGCTGCTGCGCATGATCGCGGGGCTGGAGACGATCACCTCAGGCGAACTGCGCATCGGCGATCGCATCGTGAACGACGTGGCGCCCAAGGACCGCGACATCGCGATGGTTTTCCAGAGCTATGCGCTGTATCCGCACATGACCGTCGCCGAGAACCTCGGCTTCGGCCTGAAACTGCGCGGCGCGCCGAAGGACGAGATCAACCGGCGCGTGAACGAATCGGCGCAGATGCTCGAACTGGAATCGCTGCTGGACCGCAAGCCGGCGGCGTTGTCGGGCGGGCAGCGCCAGCGCGTCGCGCTCGGTCGCGCGCTGGTCCGGCAGCCGCAGGTGTTCCTGCTCGACGAACCGCTGTCGAACCTCGACGCGAAGCTGCGTGCGTCCACGCGCGTGGAAATCGCGCGCCTGCATCGCAAGCTCGGCACGACGATGATCTACGTCACGCACGACCAGGTCGAGGCGATGACGCTCGGCCAGCGCATCGTCGTGCTCGACAAGGGACGCATCCAGCAGATCGACACGCCGATGGCGCTGTACAACCGCCCGGCGAACCTCTTCGTGGCGACTTTCCTCGGCAGCCCGAAGATGAACCTGCTGTGGGGCGAGGTCGTGGAACGCGGCGACGATCTTGCGCTGCGCATCGCGGAAAACGTCGAGCTTCCGCTGCATCCCGAACCCGGGCTGCGCGAACGCGTGCGCGGCTACGTCGGTAAGCAACTGACCGTCGGCCTGCGCCCGGAAGACCTCACGCTCGCCGCGCCCGGTCCGGGACACCTGCAGGCGAAGGTGGAAACCGTCGAGCCGGTCGGCAACGAGGCGTTCCTCAACCTCGGTTGCGGCGGTTGCGAACTGATCCTCCGCCTCCCGCCGCGAAGCCTTCCCGCCGCAGGCGACATCGTGCACCTGGGCCATCACCCCGAGCACATGCATTACTTCGATCCGGAGAGCGGGCGGAGCCTGCGCGGCTGA